The following are encoded in a window of Thermococcus sp. M39 genomic DNA:
- a CDS encoding aminotransferase class I/II-fold pyridoxal phosphate-dependent enzyme yields the protein MLKPVKFKAHHGGAREEGLLDFSASLNPYLPEWIDDMFERAKALSDRYIYWEKLEEELSNLIGENVTVTAGITEALYLLGILAMKERRRVIIPKHTYEEYERIARIFNAEVIKAPNNPEALAEFVAKRSIVFFCNPNNPDGKFYPPKKLKPLIQAVEDTNSLLVLDEAFIDFVKDAESPEGENIVKLRTFTKSYGLPGIRVGYVIGFDSAFKSVRMPWSIGSLGYAFLEFVIKDEFQHLKKTMPLIWKEKGRIEKALNVKSDANFFIKNVGDAKRAVEFFKKKGIAVRDCTSFGLPEYVRFSVRKREENEKLINAFREFFQCSP from the coding sequence ATGCTTAAACCAGTTAAATTTAAAGCTCACCACGGCGGTGCAAGAGAAGAGGGGCTGCTAGATTTTTCTGCTTCTCTAAATCCCTACCTTCCAGAATGGATAGATGATATGTTTGAACGTGCTAAGGCCTTAAGCGATCGCTACATTTATTGGGAAAAGCTTGAGGAAGAACTCTCGAATTTGATTGGCGAAAACGTAACAGTCACAGCGGGAATAACTGAGGCTTTGTATTTACTTGGCATCCTTGCGATGAAAGAGAGAAGAAGGGTAATTATCCCAAAGCACACTTATGAAGAATATGAAAGAATTGCAAGGATTTTTAATGCTGAGGTTATCAAAGCTCCAAATAACCCAGAAGCGTTGGCTGAATTTGTTGCAAAGAGGAGCATTGTCTTCTTCTGCAATCCAAACAACCCAGATGGCAAATTTTATCCGCCAAAAAAACTCAAGCCTTTAATACAAGCGGTGGAAGATACAAATTCACTGCTCGTCTTGGATGAAGCATTTATAGATTTCGTTAAAGATGCCGAAAGCCCGGAAGGAGAAAACATTGTAAAGCTGAGAACATTTACAAAAAGTTACGGTCTTCCTGGAATACGGGTCGGCTATGTCATTGGCTTTGATAGTGCATTCAAAAGCGTCAGAATGCCCTGGAGCATTGGATCTTTGGGCTATGCCTTTTTGGAGTTCGTTATCAAAGACGAATTTCAGCACTTAAAGAAGACAATGCCACTAATATGGAAAGAAAAAGGAAGAATAGAAAAAGCCCTCAATGTCAAAAGCGATGCAAACTTCTTCATAAAAAATGTTGGAGATGCAAAAAGAGCAGTTGAATTCTTCAAAAAGAAAGGAATAGCAGTTAGAGACTGCACCTCTTTTGGTCTGCCAGAATATGTTCGCTTCAGTGTGAGAAAAAGAGAAGAAAACGAAAAGCTGATAAATGCCTTCAGAGAATTCTTCCAATGCTCTCCATGA
- a CDS encoding radical SAM protein, with protein MVKLEYFTIGTSSHMSGLCHSIIRGEVFTTCSLGCAYCYARWYRGPHGSLKPIFDVFRLIKALGKLVEKNIPVTPVRFSALSDPFQPPAKITLKALKLAYKLKVPVIVNTKLYPSEKHFKVLEDLASEGLLVLQVSINAEKDSKEVKILEPLASPIEERLKLVEKASEVGIPTVVRIQPLIPGLSDRDVENFLDEIAWAGARMVIIEFLRVERENFEFYKRLFSSYSEVYSKEWESYLPRTSSEEAPLIQVPLEYKLKTAELFAKESKRRGLAFATCKEGLFNIHEPKTIDCCGMGFLEVEWTRRPTLWDLYLEAYEKGKARAEELWERCEREGLLCGERLKLYPSWLSRSFKAHEKRLKSILKKPELIEKLVPALKYREGYYVINELLN; from the coding sequence ATGGTCAAGCTGGAATACTTTACAATCGGCACAAGCAGTCACATGAGTGGTCTATGTCACAGCATAATTAGAGGAGAAGTCTTCACAACTTGCTCACTTGGATGTGCTTACTGCTATGCAAGATGGTATCGAGGTCCCCATGGAAGTCTTAAGCCTATTTTTGATGTTTTTAGATTAATCAAAGCCTTAGGAAAGCTCGTGGAAAAGAACATTCCAGTAACTCCGGTTAGATTCTCGGCTTTAAGCGATCCATTCCAGCCTCCAGCTAAAATAACACTCAAAGCACTTAAGCTGGCGTACAAGCTCAAAGTACCAGTGATTGTGAATACAAAGCTCTACCCATCAGAAAAGCACTTCAAAGTCCTTGAAGACCTGGCATCTGAAGGTTTGTTGGTTCTTCAAGTCAGCATAAATGCAGAGAAAGATTCTAAGGAAGTCAAAATCCTTGAACCTTTGGCGAGTCCAATTGAAGAAAGATTAAAGCTGGTGGAAAAAGCGAGTGAAGTTGGAATTCCAACAGTAGTGAGGATTCAGCCATTAATTCCCGGATTGAGCGATAGGGATGTAGAAAACTTCCTGGATGAAATTGCTTGGGCTGGTGCTAGAATGGTCATAATCGAGTTTCTCAGAGTTGAAAGAGAAAATTTTGAGTTCTATAAAAGACTCTTTTCCAGCTATAGCGAAGTTTACAGCAAAGAATGGGAGTCGTATCTGCCAAGGACGTCAAGCGAGGAAGCACCCCTTATTCAAGTTCCTCTTGAGTACAAACTTAAAACTGCAGAATTATTTGCAAAGGAATCCAAAAGGAGGGGTTTAGCATTTGCAACGTGCAAAGAAGGTCTCTTCAATATTCACGAGCCTAAAACCATTGACTGCTGTGGGATGGGCTTTTTAGAAGTTGAGTGGACAAGGAGGCCGACGCTATGGGATTTATATCTGGAAGCTTATGAGAAAGGAAAGGCAAGAGCTGAGGAGTTATGGGAAAGATGCGAGAGAGAAGGACTTTTGTGTGGTGAGCGATTGAAGTTATATCCTTCCTGGCTTTCAAGGAGCTTTAAAGCTCATGAAAAGAGACTTAAGAGTATTTTAAAGAAGCCTGAATTGATTGAAAAGCTTGTTCCAGCCTTGAAATATAGAGAGGGGTATTATGTAATTAACGAATTACTTAATTAA
- a CDS encoding 4Fe-4S dicluster domain-containing protein: MARRILHVDYSLCIGCETCQSVCEFIHHGKPNIKIYYTESGLPIPINCRHCEKAPCMNVCPSNAIYKDTDGAVIIDPKKCIGCLMCLAVCPFGAPSYEARLKVVTKCDMCADRRRVGLEPACSEMCPAEAIFFGRPEEVEDEIRRRTAEKIARERISSTVMESIGRIL, encoded by the coding sequence ATGGCGAGGAGAATTCTTCACGTTGATTACAGCTTATGTATTGGCTGTGAAACATGTCAAAGCGTTTGTGAGTTTATTCACCACGGGAAGCCCAATATAAAGATTTACTACACGGAATCAGGTTTGCCAATCCCAATAAACTGTAGACACTGTGAGAAAGCTCCATGTATGAACGTATGTCCATCAAATGCTATCTACAAGGACACTGATGGTGCAGTAATCATAGACCCCAAAAAGTGTATTGGCTGTTTGATGTGTCTTGCCGTTTGTCCCTTTGGTGCTCCAAGCTATGAAGCGAGGCTTAAGGTAGTTACAAAGTGTGACATGTGTGCTGATAGAAGAAGGGTCGGCCTAGAGCCAGCATGCAGTGAAATGTGCCCAGCAGAAGCAATATTCTTCGGAAGACCAGAAGAAGTCGAAGACGAGATAAGAAGGAGAACAGCAGAAAAGATTGCAAGAGAGAGGATTTCCTCCACTGTCATGGAGAGCATTGGAAGAATTCTCTGA
- a CDS encoding 4Fe-4S dicluster domain-containing protein translates to MTRSIHLDVKELYSSNQYSTAQSDAKMLKVELCIGCTACANVCPFDAIRVFDNSKRTIHFSPENCGNCSFECNEVCPTRAIERKPDKITLEFEYAHCLECGRKMMRTKKEAEYYAQQLLKMGEKIEFAFICDECKMKKISFVSDKYEGYLI, encoded by the coding sequence ATGACAAGAAGTATTCATTTGGATGTAAAAGAGCTCTACAGCTCAAATCAATACTCAACTGCCCAAAGTGATGCGAAAATGTTAAAAGTTGAGCTATGCATCGGATGTACGGCATGTGCAAATGTATGTCCTTTTGACGCTATTAGGGTATTTGATAACAGCAAAAGAACAATACACTTTTCTCCCGAAAACTGCGGCAACTGCAGCTTTGAGTGCAATGAGGTATGCCCAACTAGGGCAATAGAGAGAAAGCCAGACAAAATAACCCTAGAATTTGAATATGCTCACTGCCTCGAATGCGGCAGAAAGATGATGCGCACTAAAAAAGAAGCCGAATATTATGCTCAACAGTTGCTCAAAATGGGTGAAAAGATTGAGTTTGCGTTTATCTGTGATGAATGCAAAATGAAGAAGATTTCCTTTGTCTCTGACAAATATGAGGGGTATTTAATTTAG
- a CDS encoding FAD-dependent oxidoreductase: MKGMRFAFLCREKPEPTGKKIAIIGAGPAGLSAAGYLVCHGHEVHVYDKLPEPGGLMLFGIPEFRIPIYRVRKGYEELENVFEVKFFPRTKVAFGNGEEEGDEFVENVVNFNELVEKYDAVLIATGTWESWMPNIEGVELEGVYPALDYLFKIKSAKLGHMSWDEVPPIEGKRVMVVGAGHTAVDAAMESLLLGAEKVYMSYRRTIREAPAGAYEINLLKQRGVRWLELTVPVRIIGEHGKVVAVELQKCKLGEPDESGRRRPIPIEGSNFQIDIDYVVFAVGQRPTPPFAEDVGIAVDKKGRIVVDSRHMTSREGVFAAGDVVIGPSKVGRAVLDGLLAAESMHMWLLGR, from the coding sequence ATGAAAGGTATGAGATTTGCTTTCCTATGTAGGGAAAAACCCGAACCAACAGGGAAAAAAATCGCAATAATCGGTGCAGGGCCCGCTGGGCTAAGTGCCGCTGGATACTTAGTCTGCCATGGTCATGAAGTTCATGTGTATGATAAGCTACCGGAGCCTGGTGGATTAATGCTCTTTGGGATTCCAGAGTTCAGAATACCGATATACAGAGTCAGAAAAGGTTATGAAGAGCTTGAAAATGTTTTTGAAGTCAAGTTTTTCCCAAGGACTAAAGTTGCCTTTGGAAACGGTGAAGAGGAAGGAGACGAATTCGTCGAGAATGTTGTAAACTTCAATGAGCTGGTTGAAAAATACGATGCAGTTCTAATTGCCACAGGAACTTGGGAGTCATGGATGCCAAACATTGAGGGCGTTGAATTAGAGGGAGTTTATCCGGCTTTGGACTACCTCTTCAAAATCAAATCGGCAAAGCTCGGTCACATGAGCTGGGACGAGGTTCCGCCGATTGAAGGAAAGAGGGTCATGGTAGTTGGAGCTGGACACACAGCTGTAGATGCTGCTATGGAAAGCTTACTTCTTGGAGCAGAGAAGGTTTACATGAGCTACAGAAGAACCATAAGAGAAGCTCCCGCCGGTGCTTATGAAATAAACCTCCTTAAGCAGAGAGGTGTTAGGTGGCTCGAGCTTACAGTTCCCGTGAGAATAATTGGTGAACACGGAAAAGTTGTCGCTGTCGAGTTGCAAAAATGTAAGCTTGGAGAGCCAGACGAAAGCGGAAGAAGGAGACCAATTCCAATCGAAGGCTCAAACTTCCAAATCGATATAGATTATGTGGTCTTTGCAGTTGGACAAAGACCTACACCACCTTTTGCTGAAGATGTTGGAATCGCTGTTGACAAGAAGGGCAGAATTGTTGTTGATTCAAGGCACATGACAAGCAGAGAGGGAGTATTTGCTGCTGGTGACGTTGTTATTGGACCTTCAAAAGTCGGTAGAGCTGTGTTGGATGGACTGCTAGCTGCTGAAAGCATGCACATGTGGCTTCTTGGGAGGTGA
- the cbiB gene encoding adenosylcobinamide-phosphate synthase CbiB, whose protein sequence is MEYLWIFILAIIWDLTLGEPPVLLHPTVWFGKLIGFFDRRCKRRSPALDFAAGAFASLFVIAFAFALSRLPEFLPKWLCFALSVYLLKSSFAIKSLAQHVKNTIKEDIEEQRKYVSWIVSRDVSKLDRAHLNSAAIESLAENITDSVVAPLFYYLIFGLSGALTYRAVNTLDAMIGYKNERYLYFGRFAARLDDLLNFIPARITVLLFLPFNPGKVTEYWRKAKFKLNSDKPIAAMSAVLGVWLEKKGVYRFEGKEPVLGDIKRALRIYWVVVGEWILICSAILLWRCLNA, encoded by the coding sequence ATGGAATACCTCTGGATATTCATACTCGCGATCATCTGGGACTTAACTCTGGGTGAGCCTCCCGTTTTGCTTCACCCTACAGTGTGGTTTGGTAAGCTAATCGGTTTTTTTGATAGGCGTTGCAAAAGAAGGAGTCCAGCTTTAGATTTTGCTGCAGGAGCTTTTGCTTCCCTATTTGTGATTGCGTTTGCTTTTGCTCTTTCAAGGCTTCCAGAGTTTTTACCTAAATGGCTTTGCTTCGCTTTGAGCGTTTACCTCCTAAAGAGCTCATTCGCCATCAAAAGCCTTGCTCAGCACGTGAAAAACACAATAAAGGAGGATATTGAGGAGCAGCGAAAGTATGTCAGCTGGATTGTGAGCAGGGATGTATCAAAGCTGGATAGGGCTCATTTAAATTCAGCAGCAATTGAAAGCTTAGCTGAGAACATAACTGACAGCGTAGTTGCCCCTCTATTCTATTATCTCATCTTTGGGCTAAGTGGTGCTCTAACTTATAGAGCCGTAAACACCCTTGATGCCATGATTGGATACAAAAATGAACGCTATCTTTATTTTGGCAGGTTTGCAGCTCGTTTGGACGATTTGCTTAACTTCATTCCAGCCCGCATTACTGTTTTGCTATTCTTACCCTTTAATCCAGGAAAAGTCACAGAATACTGGAGAAAAGCTAAGTTCAAGCTTAACTCTGATAAGCCAATAGCCGCAATGAGTGCCGTTTTAGGGGTTTGGCTTGAGAAAAAAGGCGTTTACAGATTTGAGGGGAAAGAACCAGTGTTGGGGGATATTAAGAGAGCTTTGAGAATTTATTGGGTTGTCGTTGGAGAATGGATTTTAATATGCTCAGCGATACTCCTTTGGAGGTGTCTAAATGCTTAA
- a CDS encoding uracil-DNA glycosylase family protein, translating to MLLRFERLKKIGDIYINPRNYKIMPLFLRDWRDLLSLDEKTCGIYAKTIYNPKERFLIKSEKDEQKAFKLVELYNELLKNPTKFCHREYYEYQLKVKRFEGLPFANGWVGSKVVLVGEAPGRKGCGYTGICFYRDASGMLLRKALFSLDINPDFVYITNVVKCNPPENKLKGFDERELSLIRRELEILRPKTIFALGRTAEKALKRIGFDAVYLRHPAWYVRRGLREPNDEMLEEYGVIMEAL from the coding sequence ATGCTGCTGAGATTTGAAAGGCTGAAAAAGATCGGTGACATTTACATCAACCCGAGGAACTATAAAATCATGCCGCTATTTTTGAGAGACTGGAGGGATTTGCTCTCATTAGATGAGAAAACTTGTGGAATTTATGCTAAGACTATTTACAATCCAAAAGAGCGCTTTTTGATTAAAAGCGAGAAAGATGAGCAAAAGGCATTCAAACTTGTGGAGCTGTACAATGAGCTGCTTAAAAACCCCACCAAGTTCTGTCACAGGGAATACTACGAATATCAGCTTAAGGTTAAGCGATTTGAGGGCTTGCCTTTTGCCAATGGCTGGGTTGGTTCAAAGGTTGTTTTAGTTGGAGAAGCTCCGGGAAGGAAAGGCTGTGGATACACGGGAATATGCTTTTATAGAGATGCTTCCGGAATGTTGCTCAGAAAAGCTCTCTTTTCTCTCGACATTAACCCGGATTTTGTGTATATCACGAATGTTGTAAAATGCAATCCCCCAGAGAATAAGCTCAAAGGATTCGATGAGCGGGAGCTTTCCCTTATTAGGAGGGAGCTCGAAATATTAAGACCAAAAACAATTTTCGCCCTAGGAAGGACAGCAGAAAAAGCGTTGAAAAGAATTGGCTTTGATGCTGTCTATTTGAGACATCCGGCCTGGTATGTGCGCAGAGGCTTGAGAGAGCCAAATGACGAGATGCTTGAGGAGTATGGGGTTATAATGGAAGCTTTATGA
- a CDS encoding ATP-dependent helicase, which produces MIRFAQREYTDEEIYEILVDPVREWFRRKFGTFTPPQRYAVIEIHKGENVLISSPTGSGKTLSAFLAAINELILLGKEGKLEDKIYVLYVSPLRALNNDIRRNLDEPLREIREVAQEMGYDLPEIRVAVRTSDTSSYEKQKMVKKPPHILITTPESLAIALNAPKFRERLKTVKYVIVDEVHALAENKRGTHLMLSLERLQNLAGEFVRIGLSATIHPLEEIAKFVFGFNDDGTSRSGLIVDVSFAKKTEIKVESVVEDLVYAPASELSEALYKRLDELIEQHRTVLIFTNTRSGAERVAYHLKKKFPKYAELIEAHHSSLSRDVRLEVEEKLKRGELRAVISSTSLELGIDVGSIDLVVLIGSPKSVNRALQRIGRAGHRLHEVSKGVILVLDRDDLVECTVLAHNARNRRLDRVKIPQNPLDVLVQHVLGMALERVWDIGEAYKLVRRAYPYRNLSFEDFMSVLRYLAGEYAGLEEKKVYAKIWLDEKEGKFGRRGKMTRAIYYMNTGTIPDEAKIEVYTLDKRFIGTVEEEFAERLMPGDIFVLAGRTYEFKKSRGNRIYVEPKEGAKPTIPAWFSEMLPLSFDLALDVQRFRREVKSLLNNRRAESFLMKKYQIDEKAAKAILGYFREQDRYSTIPDDETLLVEEVLEERRTKYFFHTLIGRRANEALSRAFAYLVSKKKRCNVGIAISDNGFMLILPREKRLSEEEVKALFQLDDLRGTLKKALDNTELLKRRFRHVANRGLLILRRYMGRKKSLSRQQLNAQTLLRLLKKNYPDFPLLKEVYREIMEDKMDIENAELFLSWVREGKIKIVFEQNELPSPFAFNLEVIGSSDVVLMEDRRELIKQLHKKIMVMIEKGTST; this is translated from the coding sequence ATGATAAGGTTTGCCCAAAGGGAATACACTGACGAGGAGATTTACGAGATATTAGTTGATCCGGTTAGAGAGTGGTTTAGACGAAAGTTTGGAACATTTACACCCCCTCAGAGATATGCAGTCATTGAGATTCACAAGGGAGAAAATGTTCTGATTTCTTCACCAACGGGCAGCGGAAAAACTTTATCCGCTTTTCTTGCTGCCATAAATGAACTGATTTTGTTGGGGAAAGAGGGGAAGCTTGAGGATAAAATTTACGTCCTCTATGTTTCACCACTTAGAGCTTTGAACAACGATATTAGAAGGAACTTAGATGAGCCCCTTAGAGAAATTAGGGAAGTTGCTCAAGAAATGGGCTATGACCTGCCGGAGATAAGGGTTGCTGTAAGGACGAGCGACACTTCAAGTTATGAAAAGCAGAAGATGGTGAAGAAGCCCCCTCACATCTTAATTACAACCCCAGAAAGCTTAGCTATAGCTTTAAACGCTCCAAAGTTCCGCGAGAGGCTGAAGACTGTCAAATACGTCATAGTCGATGAAGTTCATGCTTTAGCTGAGAATAAGAGGGGAACCCATTTGATGCTCAGCCTTGAGAGATTACAAAATTTGGCCGGTGAGTTTGTGAGGATTGGTCTCAGTGCTACAATTCATCCGCTTGAAGAGATTGCAAAATTCGTTTTTGGCTTCAATGATGATGGAACTTCCCGTTCTGGTTTAATTGTTGATGTCAGCTTTGCAAAGAAAACTGAGATCAAAGTGGAGAGCGTAGTCGAGGATTTAGTTTATGCTCCAGCGAGCGAGCTGAGCGAAGCTTTGTATAAACGCCTAGATGAGCTCATCGAGCAGCATAGGACAGTTCTAATATTTACAAATACAAGGAGTGGTGCCGAGAGAGTGGCGTATCACCTCAAGAAAAAGTTCCCAAAATATGCAGAATTAATCGAAGCCCACCACTCAAGCCTCTCAAGGGATGTTAGGCTTGAAGTAGAGGAGAAATTGAAGAGAGGAGAGCTCAGAGCGGTAATTAGTAGTACATCGCTTGAGTTAGGGATAGACGTTGGAAGCATTGATTTAGTTGTTCTAATAGGCTCACCTAAGAGTGTTAACAGGGCTTTGCAGAGGATTGGGAGAGCTGGCCACAGACTGCACGAGGTCAGCAAGGGGGTAATTCTCGTTTTGGATAGAGATGACTTGGTCGAATGCACAGTCTTGGCCCATAATGCGAGGAATAGAAGATTGGACAGAGTTAAAATTCCGCAGAATCCCCTTGATGTTCTTGTCCAGCATGTTCTTGGCATGGCTTTGGAAAGGGTTTGGGATATTGGCGAGGCATATAAACTTGTGAGAAGAGCTTATCCCTACCGCAATTTGAGCTTTGAAGACTTCATGAGCGTTTTGAGATACTTAGCAGGGGAGTACGCTGGCTTGGAGGAGAAGAAGGTTTATGCAAAGATTTGGCTCGATGAAAAGGAGGGCAAATTTGGAAGAAGAGGAAAAATGACGAGAGCAATCTACTACATGAACACAGGAACAATTCCAGATGAGGCCAAGATTGAGGTTTATACGCTCGATAAGAGGTTCATTGGGACAGTTGAGGAAGAATTCGCTGAACGCTTGATGCCTGGAGACATTTTTGTTTTAGCTGGAAGAACGTATGAATTTAAGAAATCAAGAGGAAACAGGATCTACGTTGAGCCTAAAGAGGGTGCAAAGCCGACAATTCCAGCATGGTTTTCTGAGATGCTTCCCTTGAGCTTTGACTTAGCTTTAGATGTTCAGAGGTTTAGAAGAGAGGTTAAAAGTTTGCTGAACAACAGAAGAGCCGAAAGCTTTCTCATGAAGAAGTACCAGATTGATGAAAAAGCGGCAAAAGCAATTTTGGGTTACTTCAGGGAGCAAGACAGATACTCAACAATTCCAGATGATGAAACACTATTAGTTGAGGAGGTTTTGGAGGAGAGAAGGACAAAGTATTTCTTCCATACTCTCATCGGCAGGAGAGCAAATGAAGCACTGAGCAGGGCTTTTGCATATCTCGTGAGCAAAAAGAAGAGGTGCAACGTGGGAATAGCGATAAGTGACAACGGCTTTATGCTAATATTGCCGAGAGAAAAAAGGCTGAGTGAGGAGGAAGTTAAAGCCCTGTTCCAGCTTGATGATTTAAGAGGAACTCTTAAGAAAGCCTTGGACAACACGGAACTTTTGAAGAGGAGATTTAGGCACGTAGCTAATAGGGGACTACTCATCTTGAGGAGGTACATGGGAAGGAAGAAGAGCTTAAGCAGGCAGCAGCTGAACGCTCAAACCTTGCTGAGGCTTCTCAAGAAGAACTATCCAGACTTTCCACTTCTCAAGGAAGTTTATCGTGAGATCATGGAGGACAAGATGGATATTGAGAATGCCGAGCTATTTTTGAGCTGGGTTAGAGAAGGGAAGATAAAAATTGTTTTTGAACAAAATGAGCTGCCGAGTCCGTTTGCGTTCAACCTTGAAGTTATAGGTTCAAGCGATGTAGTGCTTATGGAGGATAGAAGAGAACTGATTAAACAATTGCATAAGAAGATAATGGTGATGATAGAAAAAGGTACTTCAACCTAA
- a CDS encoding iron-containing alcohol dehydrogenase, whose amino-acid sequence MLWESQIPINQIFELRCRTIDYFGVGAINKFYDIAKDLKENRGISRVILVTGKSSYKKCGAWDVVKPALEENGIEYVHYDKVGPNPTVDMVDEAAQMGREFGAQAVIGIGGGSPIDTAKSVAILLEYTDKTARELYKLQFSPRKAKPIIAINTTHGTGTEVNRFAVASILEEEYKPAIAYDCIYPLYSIDDPTLMTKLPADQTRYVTIDALNHVNEAATTKVATPYSILLAKETARLIFDYLPEALIHPDNLQARYYLLYASAIAGISFDNGLLHFTHALEHPLSAVKSDLPHGLGLAILLPAVIKHIYPATARILAEIYRPLVPEVKGVPGEAELVAKKVEEWLFAIGITQKLTDVGFSEDDVKRLTELAMTTPSLDLLLSLAPVEATKETIEAIYRDSLYPLSK is encoded by the coding sequence ATGTTGTGGGAATCCCAAATCCCCATAAACCAGATTTTTGAGCTCCGTTGCAGGACTATTGACTATTTTGGTGTCGGCGCAATTAACAAGTTCTATGACATAGCCAAAGACCTTAAGGAAAACCGTGGCATAAGTAGAGTTATCCTCGTTACTGGAAAAAGCTCATACAAGAAGTGTGGCGCTTGGGATGTTGTTAAGCCAGCCCTCGAGGAAAACGGCATTGAGTACGTTCACTACGACAAAGTTGGTCCAAACCCAACAGTTGACATGGTCGATGAAGCCGCACAAATGGGAAGAGAGTTTGGAGCACAGGCTGTTATAGGAATCGGTGGAGGAAGCCCAATAGACACTGCCAAGAGCGTTGCTATTTTGCTTGAGTATACTGACAAAACCGCAAGAGAGCTCTACAAGCTCCAGTTCTCTCCAAGAAAAGCAAAGCCAATTATTGCCATAAACACTACCCATGGTACTGGAACTGAGGTTAACAGATTTGCGGTTGCTTCAATCCTTGAGGAAGAGTACAAACCAGCCATAGCTTACGACTGTATCTACCCGCTCTACTCCATCGATGATCCCACACTCATGACAAAGCTTCCAGCAGATCAGACCCGCTACGTAACAATTGATGCCCTCAACCATGTCAACGAGGCCGCTACAACAAAGGTTGCCACACCATATTCAATACTTCTTGCAAAGGAAACTGCCAGGCTCATCTTTGACTACCTCCCAGAGGCCCTGATTCACCCAGACAACCTTCAAGCAAGGTACTATCTCCTCTACGCTTCAGCAATAGCTGGAATTAGCTTCGATAATGGTCTACTCCACTTCACCCACGCTCTCGAGCACCCGCTCAGCGCTGTAAAGTCAGACCTTCCACATGGTCTTGGTCTTGCAATTCTCTTACCAGCAGTTATCAAGCACATTTACCCAGCCACTGCAAGGATACTTGCTGAGATATACAGACCACTCGTTCCAGAAGTTAAAGGAGTTCCTGGAGAGGCAGAGCTCGTAGCCAAGAAGGTTGAAGAATGGTTGTTTGCTATTGGCATTACCCAGAAACTCACTGATGTTGGATTCTCGGAGGATGACGTGAAGAGGCTTACAGAACTTGCAATGACAACACCAAGCCTTGACCTGCTCCTGTCCCTTGCACCAGTTGAGGCTACAAAAGAGACCATTGAAGCAATTTATCGCGACTCACTTTATCCACTTAGCAAGTGA